In Flavobacterium sp. CBA20B-1, one DNA window encodes the following:
- the lpxK gene encoding tetraacyldisaccharide 4'-kinase — MRNLRKILVPFSLIYAAVTSLRNFLYDKGFKKSTAFNLPIIAVGNLSVGGTGKTPMIEYLIRLLSDRYNLAVLSRGYKRKSKGFYLANDATTIEEIGDEPFQYHSKFKNINVAVNADRVAGVQTILKALPKTDVVLLDDAFQHRKIKAGFYIMLTAFDDLFYNDLVLPAGNLRECKSGVKRADIVVVTKCPEDLSEQKILQIKKKIDIDNDKIFFSTISYHHSITNNLEEIAITDLKNDFIAVAGIAKPEYFYEFLQCNTKDCLTFPDHHFFSNQDINNILQKANGRKIITTEKDYMRLQNLLPKNQLFYLPIEMCLLKNKKTFLNTIKNASNF; from the coding sequence ATGAGAAATCTACGCAAAATATTAGTTCCGTTTTCGTTGATTTATGCAGCTGTAACCAGCTTGCGCAATTTTTTGTACGATAAAGGATTCAAAAAATCAACTGCTTTTAATTTACCTATTATTGCTGTAGGAAACTTGTCGGTGGGTGGAACGGGCAAAACCCCAATGATTGAATATTTAATTAGACTTTTGTCTGATAGATACAATTTAGCAGTTTTAAGTAGAGGTTACAAACGTAAAAGCAAAGGGTTTTATTTAGCAAATGATGCAACAACCATAGAAGAAATTGGTGATGAACCTTTTCAGTATCATTCAAAATTTAAAAACATAAATGTGGCTGTAAATGCAGATCGGGTAGCAGGTGTACAAACTATTTTAAAAGCTTTACCAAAAACCGATGTTGTTTTGTTAGATGATGCGTTTCAGCACCGAAAAATTAAAGCAGGTTTTTATATAATGTTGACTGCTTTTGACGATTTGTTTTACAACGATTTGGTTTTGCCTGCCGGAAATTTACGCGAATGTAAAAGTGGAGTGAAAAGAGCCGATATTGTGGTGGTTACAAAATGCCCCGAAGATTTATCGGAACAAAAAATACTTCAAATAAAAAAGAAAATAGACATTGATAACGATAAAATTTTCTTTTCAACGATTAGTTATCATCATTCCATTACAAATAATTTAGAGGAAATTGCGATTACCGATTTAAAAAACGATTTTATTGCCGTTGCCGGAATTGCAAAACCCGAGTATTTTTATGAGTTTTTGCAATGCAACACAAAAGACTGTTTAACCTTTCCCGATCACCACTTTTTTTCAAATCAAGATATAAACAATATCCTTCAAAAAGCAAACGGGCGAAAAATCATTACCACCGAAAAAGATTATATGCGTTTGCAAAATTTACTTCCCAAAAATCAATTGTTTTATTTGCCAATTGAAATGTGTTTATTGAAAAATAAAAAAACATTTCTAAATACAATAAAAAACGCATCTAATTTTTAG